From the genome of Streptomyces sp. NBC_01304:
TGAACCATCTCCCTCGACTCGTACGTGCTCTTGGCGTCGTACGGCCGGATGAAAGTGTGCGGTGGATCTTGCTGAGGGGCAGCGGGCGCCGCCGCGGCGGAGCGCAGGCGGCGGCGCGGACTGCGGCCCAGCTGGTGCGTGGGGCAGCAGCTGGGGGATGGCTGGCGTACGGCGCCCCCCGACCCGGCAGCGGGGTCGGTAGGGGCCGGGGGTGCACCGTACGAGTCTGCTACTTGATGCCGGCCGCGGAGCAGGCCTTGGCGAAGTCGGCGGTGCAGATGTCGCTCGCCTTGAACAGGCCGTCCTTGATGACCGTGCCCGCGATGTCCTTCTTGGTGATGACCTGGGCCTGGATCAGCGCGGAGGGGATGCCCTTGTTGCTGGGGCTGTCCAGCTTCTTGGTGATCAGCGAGTCGATGCTCTCACCGTTCAGGAGCTTGACCGCGACCTCGGCGGTGAGGTCGGCCTCGGGCTTGTACGGCTTGTAGATGCTGAAGGCCTGAGTACCCTTCAGGATCCGCTGCACGCCCGCGAGTTCGGCGTCCTGGCCACCGACCGGGACGTCCTTGATGCCGGCCGACTCCAGGGCGGCGATGATGCCGCCGGCCATGCCGTCGTTGGCGGAGTAGACGGCGTCGAAGCCGTCCTTGCCGAGCTGGGTGATGGCGGTGCCCATCTTCTTGCCCGCGATGGACGGGTCCCACTCACCGGTCTGCTCGTAGACGACCTTCTTGACCTGCTTGTCCAGGACCGAGTGCGCGCCCTTCTTGAACAGCGCGGCGTTCGGGTCGGACTCCTTGCCGTTGATCATGACGACGTTGGAGTCCTTGGCCTTGTCGCCGAGCGCGTCGACGATGCCCTGGCCCTGGAGCTGGCCGATCTTCTCGTTGTCGAACGAGACGTACGCGGAGACCGGGCCCTCGGACAGCCGGTCGTACGCGACGACCTTGACGCCCTTCTTGTCCGCGGCCTCGACCCAGGACTTGGCGGCGCTGGAGTTGACCGTGTCCAGGATGATGACCTTGACGCCGGCCGCCATCAGCTGGTCGAACTGCTGCTTCTGGCGCGAGACGTCTTCGCCGGCGTTCTTGTAATCGATCTTGCACTCGGAGCAGAGCTCTTTGACCTTCGCCTCGATCAGCGGCTTGTCGAAGGACTCGTAGCGCGTGGTCTTCGACTCCGGGAGCAGCAGACCGATGGTCTTGTTGCCACCGTCCTTGCCTCCCTCGTCGCCGTTGTCGTCGCCGGCCTTGCCACAAGCGGCCAACGAGAGTGCCATGGATACAGCGGCGGTGCCTATGACGACGCGGCGCGTCATTGCGTTCATGAAGGGTGCCTCCCTGACGAGGCCGCGTCGTTGCGGCCGAGGTGGCAGTGAGTCAACTCGGCCGCCAGAGCAGCGTCAAGGAGTAAATCCTTAACGAGATGACAACGGTGCCATTCGTTATCTAAGTGAAGGCAGGTGCGGGTGAGGGCACGGCGCCGTCAAGAAGTGTCGAATCGCCCATTTCACTCAGGGCGAGGGCCAGTGCGCCCAGCACTTCGGCCCGCCCGCCGAGCGCTCCGGGCAGCACCGACAACTGCCGTGCCGCACTGGGAATCGCGTACCGCCCGACCGACTCACGGATGGGCGCGAGCACCAGTTCGCCGGATTCGGCGAGGTCGCCGCCGAGCACCACGCGGGAGGGATTGAGCAGGTTGCAGAGGTTGGCGACACCGCTGCCGATGTGCCGCCCGACGTCGGAGATGACGCGACGGCAGCCCGGATCGCCGTCCCTGGCGAGCTTGACGACCTTCTCCATCGTCAGGCCCGTGCCATGGCTGGATTCGAGCAGTGGCAGCACGTAGCGGGCCGCGGTGAAGGTCTCCAGGCAGCCGCGGTTGCCGCAGCGGCAGACCGGGCCCGACTCGTCGAGGGTGATATGTCCGATCTCGCCGGCCGTTCCGCCCGGGCCCCGGTAGATCTGCCCGTTGATCACGAGCCCGGCGCCCACACCGCTGGCGACCTTGATGTACGCGAGGTCCTTGACCCCGCGCCCGCTCCCCCAGACCAGCTCGCCGAGCGCGCCCAGGTTGGCGTCGTTGTCCACGTACACCGGGACCCCGAGACGGCCGGAGAGCTCCTCGCCCGGGTTGGTGCCCGACCAGCCCGGCAGGATCGCGGTGGAGCCGAGCGTGCCCGACTCGACGTCGATCGGTCCCGGCACGCCGAGCCCGACGCCCACGACCTTTGAACGGTCCACGCCTGCGCCCTCGATCAGGCGGCCGACCAGCTCTTCCGCCCGGTCGAAGCCCTGCGCGGCGGAGGCGTCCACATCGAGCGGCTCGGCCTCCTCGGCGAGCACCTGGTGGGCCAGGTTGCCGATCGCGACCCGAAGGTGGGTGTGCCCGAAGTCGACGCCGACCACCAGGCCCGCGTCGCCGCTGAGCGAGACGCTGCGGGCCCTGCGGCCGCCCGCCGAGGTGGGTGTGACCTCGACCGTGCCGCCGTCCTTCAGCTCCCGGACGATGTTGGAGACGGTGGCCGCCGAAAGGCCCGTCGTCCTCGCGATCTCCGCCTGGGTGAGCGATCCGGCCATGCGTACGGCCCGCACCACCCGCTCGAGATTGGCCCGGTGCAGCGATGACTGCGACCCCGGAGTCTCCACGACGACCTCCCCTGCCGGAACCGCTTCGATGAGGCCCCGACGTATCTCCAAGTAATGAACTCTAAGGGGAGCCTCTACGGTTGTCCCCCGTCAAGCCCTTGAGAGGATCGGGGTCCACCGGCACGGCAGTGGCCGGGACCTCGGAGGTCCCGGCCACTGCCGTCGTGTCATGTCATGTCACCAGTGCCGCGCTACTTCACCGAGCCCTCGGTGAGGCCGGAGACGACGTGCCGTTCGATGAAGGCGAAGAGCACGACGACCGGCACGACGGCGACCACGGATGCGGCGAAGAGGTAGTTCCACTCCACCGTGTAGTTGCCGATGAAGTTGTTCATGAAGTTGTTGATGAGGGTCCAGCGCCCTGAGCCACCCCGACGATCCCCTGACGCGGCTTCCAGCACGCACCCCGGAAACGAGACTGCCCGCCGAGGCCAACGATGTTGACCTCGGCGGGCAGTTGGACAGCAAGTGTCAGCGGAAGGTGCCTTGCGACACCGAACCGGCAATCCGGCGCTGGAAGATGACATACACGACCAGCACAGGCACCACCGTGACCACGATCGCCGCGAAGAGCGCACCGTAGTCGACGTCGTAGACCTGCGAGGACGCGTAGGCGGCCATCCCCTGGGTCAGGACCCACTTGTCCTGGTCGGTGTTGAGCGCCACCGGCAGCAGGAACTGGTTCCACAGCCCCAGGAAGTTGAAGATCGCCACCGCGGCCATGCCCGGACTGGCCATCGGCAGCATCACCTGGAAGAACGCCCGCCAGTCACCGGCACCGTCGATCAACGCGGCCTCGTAGACGTCATGCGGCAGTGACCGGAAGAACGAATAGAGGAAGAACACCGTGAACGGCAGCGCGAACGCGACGTAGGTGAGGATCAGTCCCAGACGCGTGTTCAGCAACCCGAGGTTCTGCAACTGGAAGAACAGCGGCACGATCGCCAGGAAGACCGGGAACGTCAGTCCGGCCAGCATCGTGTAATAGATCAGCCGGCGCCCGGGAAACTGGAACCGGGCCAGGATGTAGGCGCACATCGCACCCAGCAACATCACCAGGACCAGCGCAGAGACAACGACGATCACCGAGTTCAGGAAGTACTTCCCGATGTTCGCGTCGGTCCACGCGTTCGCGTAGTTCTCGACCCTCCAGTGGTCCGGGAGCGAGAACGGCGACGACAGGATCTCGCCGGTCGATTTGAACGACGACATCAGTACCCACAACATGGGCACGATCACGATCACGGACCAAATGATCAGCAAGACGTGCGAGACCGTGGCGAACCTGCGGTCGCTGCTCGCGGTGACTCTGACCAGTTTCCGGTCGGCGGCTACGGCGCTGCTCACTGAGCACCTCCCTTGGCTCCAGCACGCCGAGCCTTGAACCCACGCGCGTTCTCTTTGTCCTCGCCACCGCCGGTCAGGCGGAAGACGGTGAACACCAGCGCCGCGAACACCAGGGTGACAACAGCGAGGACGACACCCATCGCGGTGGCATATCCGAACTGCTGCTTGGCGAAGGCGACGTTGTACAGCCGCTGGCTGATCGTCAGCGTCGTGTTGGCCGGCCCGCCGTTCGGCAACATCGCCTGTACGTAGACGAACGCGTCCAGCGCGGCGATGCCCAGGTAGATGTACGCCGTCTGCACACTGTCCCGGATCGCCGGCAGGGTGATCGAGATCGTCGTCCGGAACCGCCCGGCCCCGTCGATCCTGGCCGCCTCGTACAGCTCGGCGGGAACTCCCTTGATCGCGGCGATGAAGAGCACCGCGTAGAACCCGACGAGTCCCCAGATGATGACGAACATCAGGGACGGCATGGCGGTCGCCTTCTCGCCCAGCCAGGCGAACGCCTCGAAGCCGTCAAGACCGGTCTTGGTGAGGAAGCCGTTGACCAGGCCGGCGTTCGGGTCGAACATCTGCGCCCAGATCAGGCCGACGATGATCGCCGGCACGACATAGGGGAAGAACGAGATGATCCGGTAGAACGACGCACCCCGGATCCCCCGGACGGGGCCCTTGCTGGGCCCGCCCAGGGTGATGGCCACCGCGACCCCGAGGGCGAGCGTCAACGTCACCAGCGGTACGACGGCCGCGAGCAGCGCCACGTTGCGCAACGCCTTCAGGAAGATGTCGTCCTCGAACATCTTGGTGAAGTTGTCGAGACCGATGAAGTTGTAGTCCGGGCTGAAGCCGCGCCAGTCGGTCATCGCCCAGTAGATCGCCTGGACGAACGGCATCAGGACGAAGACGACGAAGACGGCCAGCGGTATGCCGAGGAACGCGAGGAAGAACGTCACCCGGTCGAAGGTGAGCTTGCGGCGCCCGGGACGCCCGCCGCGAGCGGCCGACTTGAGCCGGCCGCTCGCGGGTTCGAGTTTGGTGATCTTGTCACTCATCGCGCTGCTAGCTGACCTTTTCCTTCTCGATGGAGTCGTCTTCCCGGATCTTGTCGGAGATCTTCTGCAGAGCCGAGGTCAGACCCTTGCCATCGATGTCGCCGGCGAGGAACGAGTTCCACGGCACCAGCTGGTCGGTGTTCATGCCGTAGGCCTCGACGAACGTGTAGTTGAAGATGTTCTCGCCCGCGGCCTCGAGCATCTTCGTCTGCGAGACGAGGGCCGTGGAGCCGTATCCGTCGGCGGGCACGGTGCCCTTGACGATCGTCGGGGCCAGCTTCGTCTTGGAGAAGTTGGCGGCCGCCTTCTCGGACAGCATCGCCCGCAGGACCTCCTTGCCGCCGGCCGGGTTCTTGCCCTGCTTGGGAACGATGAACGGCTCGCCCGCGGCCGCACGGAGCGCCTCGTAGGGGATCTTCGGCTTGTCCGTGAGCGTCATCGCCGGGACGCCGGTCATCTGGAAGTCCTTCTTGGTGGCGTCCTTCATCTCGTTCTCGATCCAGCCACCGGACGGGTAGAGCAGCGCCTTCTGGTCGTTGCTCCAGATCGCCTGCGCCTTCTGGAACTGGGTGCCGGAGCCGCCGGGGACGAACATCTTCTCCTTGACCATGGTCTCCATGATCTTGATGACGCCCTGGACGGCCTCGTGCGACCAGCAGTCCTTCTCCAGGTTGCCAAGGGCGATCCGGACCTCGTCGCCACCCTCCTTGATCGCCGAGTCGATCAGGAGCGTCCGGTAGTAGGTCGCCGCCTCCTTGCCGTGGACGAAGAGGTACTTGCCCTTCTTCTTCGCCTTCTGGCCGAGGTCGAGCGCCTCGTCCCACGTCTTCGGTGGGGTCCAGCCGTTCGCCTCGAACAGCGTCTTGGAGTACCAGACGCCGTACACCGTCATCACGTAGTTGAGCCCGACGAACTTGCCCTTGAAGGTGCCGGGGGCCTTGACGCCGGGGTAGACGATGTCGGCGATCTTCTTGCCCTCGTAGGTGTTGGCCTCGAAGACGTCGTCGAGCTCCTCGAGCTGGTCGAGAATGCCCAGGAAGCCGATCTGGTCCTCGCCGGAGTTGTCGATGAGGTCCGGCGGGTTGCCACCGACGAAGCGGGGCTGGAGCTGCGGGCCGATGTCGACGACCGGCTTGACGTCGACCTTGACACCGGCGATCTGCTTCGCGATGACCGTGTTGGCGAACTCGACGTAGTCGGTGCCGTAGCCGCCGTCGAAGATGGCCGCCTCGACCTTGGAGTTCTTGGCGACGCCGAACGGGTTCTTGGCCGAGGTCTTGCCCTTCGGGCCACCCTTGTTGTTTTCGGAGGAGGGAGAGCTACATGCAGTCGCCATCGATGCCGTGGCCGCTGCTGCTATCGCCCCGCGCAGGAACATCCGCCTGTCAAGAGACCCCATACGAGTCGTCATCTCTGCATCCTCACTGATCGATTCGATCTTCATGGGTTTCACTGCGTGTCCGGCCTTCAGGGCCAGGTCGGCGATGCGCTTGCCGCACTTACCTGTGAGCGCGACTTTGGGTGGGTCTCCGCGTGGGATATCGGCGGAGAGGCACACCCGGAGCGTTTCGCCGTTGTTTCGAAGCCCTCAGCGGCGCCGATGGTGATCAGCTGCGAGATGCATGGCGCCGTGATCGACGCTCCTGATCAGATCGCGATGGCCTACGCCGAGGGTGGATCCCATGCTCAAGTCCTCGCCTTCTCCAGGACTCAGGCGGTGAACGGGATCCCCCCCGGCACCGCGAAGTTGTCTAGCTGGGCAGAACCGTGACCGCAGATGAACAGGGTGCGGACGCCGACAGGTATAGTCCACTTACCGCCAACTGGGCAAGATCGAATACTGGTTGCCCCACAGTCTTTCCCTACTTGAGACCTCCGCAAGGCCCTTGCAGAAACCTCTCGCATCCGCCCCCTGCGCCACGTGGACTTTCACGCCGTCACGCATGGACTTTTCGCGCCGGTACGTCCCCCCTCTCGCGGCCTGGCCGAATGCTCCGGGGAGCGCCTTCAACACCCTTGACACCAATGGCCACTTGACGCCCTACTGGACCTTGCGCGCCGACTTGACAACGTTGTCCAGATCGCCAGGAGAGGCTCCTCATGCAGCGCAGGGCTCTGCACAGACATCGGCACAGACCGGCTCGATCATCCTTCGCGGCACTATTGGGCACATCAGCCGCATTTCTCCTAGTCCTGACAAGTCAGGGCGCTGCCCTGGCCCAACCCGCACCCCAAGCGCCCCGGGCACACGGCGACTTCAGCTCCTCCTTCGAGGCGAACGAGGCCCAGCCCGACTGGCGCTCGACCCCCGAGACCGCCCCCGGCGGCGGCAAGAAGGCGTCCGGCGTCGACGGCGGATTCAGCTCCGGCATTCCGGGCAACGTGACCGACCGGGTCCTCGAACTCCGGGCGAGCGGGGAGAATTCGGGCTCCGGCGAGGTCAAGGAGAACCTCGTCGATCTGGAGCAGACCACCAAGTGGCTGACGTTCTCCCCCACCGGGTGGGTCGAGTTCGACCTGGACGAACCGGTCAAGGTCGTGACGTACGCGCTCACTTCGGCCAATGACCATGCCGAGCGCGACCCCAAGGACTGGACGCTGCAGGGCTCCGCCGACGGCAAGGACTGGAAGACCCTCGACACCCGCAGCGGCGAGAGCTTCGCCAAGCGGTTCGAGACCAAGAAGTACGACTTCGCGAGCAGCGCCGCGTACAAGCACTACCGCCTGGAGATCACCGCCAACAACGGCGCGGGCGACGCGACCCAGCTCTCCGACGTGCAGTTCTCCAACGGCGACACCAGCCAGCCCACGCCTGAGGACATGATCAGCGCCGTGGACCGCGGGCCGAGCGGCTCGCCGACCGCGAAGGCCGCCGCCGGGTTCACCGGGAAGCGCTCGCTGCGGTACGCGGGCACGCACAAGGCCGAGGGACGCGCGTACTCGTACAACAAGGTCTTCGACGTCGATGTCGCGATATCTCGTGACACCGAACTCTCCTACCGGGTCTTCCCGCAGATGTCGGAGACCGATCTGAACTACCCGGCCACGCATGTCGCGGTCGATCTGGCCTTCACGGACGGGACGTATCTGAGCGACCTCGGCGCCGTCGACCTGCACGGCGGGACGCTCACCCCGCAGGGGCAGGCCGCCGCCAAGCGGCTCTACGTCAACCAGTGGAACCAGGTGGCCTCGCGGATCGGCCGGGTCGCGGCCGGCAAGACGGTCGACCGGGTCCTCGTCGCGTACGACTCCCCCAAGGGTCCGGCGAAGTTCCGCGGCTGGATCGACGACATCACGCTGAAGGCCGCCCCGCCCGAGAAGCCTCGCAAGCACCTCTCGGACTACGCCTCCACCACCCGCGGCACCCTCTCCAGCGGCGGCTTCTCGCGCGGCAACAACTTCCCCGCGACCGCCGTCCCGCACGGCTTCAACTTCTGGACGCCGGTGACCAACGCGGGCTCCACCAGCTGGCTCTACGACTACGCGCGCGGCAACAACGCGGACAACCTGCCGACCGTGCAGGCCTTCAGCGCGAGCCATGAGCCGAGCCCCTGGATGGGTGACCGGCAGACCTTCCAGCTCCTGCCATCCGCGGTCGCAGGCACCCCGGACCTGGACCGGGAGAAGCGGGAGCTGCCCTTCAAGCACGAGAACGAGACGGCCCGCCCGCACTACTACGGCGTGACCTTCGAGAACGGCATCAAGGCCGAGATCACCCCGACCGACCATGCCGCGATGATGCGGTTCCGCTACCCCGGCGACGACGCGAGCGTCCTCTTCGACAACGTCTCCGACAAGGCGGGGCTCACCCTCGACAAGGACAAGGGGACCGTCACCGGCTACTCCGACGTCAAGAGCGGCGGCTCCACGGGCGCGACCCGGCTCTTCGTGTACGGCGTCTTCGACTCCCCGGTGACGGGCGGGAGTTCGGAAGGAGTCAAAGGACACTTCCGCTTCGACGCGGGCAAGGACCGCACGGTGTCGGTGCGCCTCGCCACCTCGCTGCTCTCGGTCGACCAGGCGAAGGCGAACCTGGAGCGGGAGATCCCGGCGGGTACGACCTTTGAGCGGGTACGTGACCGTGCGCAGGCCCAGTGGGACGCGCTGCTCGGCAAGGTCGAGGTGGAGGGGGCGACAACGGATCAGCTGACGACCCTGTACTCCAGCCTCTACCGGCTGTACCTCTACCCCAACTCCGGTTTCGAGCAGGTCGGTTCGGAGGGTGGGAAGGCCAAGTACCAGTACGCGAGCCCCTTCTCGCCGCAGACCGGACCGGACACCCCGACGCACACCGGCGCGAAGATCGTCGACGGCAAGGTGTACGTCAACAACGGCTTCTGGGACACCTATCGGACCACCTGGCCCGCCTATTCCTTCCTCACCCCGAAGAAGGCCGGCGAACTGGTCGACGGCTTCGTCCAGCAGTACAAGGACGGCGGCTGGATCTCGCGCTGGTCGTCTCCCGGGTACGCCGACCTCATGACGGGCACGTCGTCGGACGTCGCCTTCGCCGACGCCTACGTCAAGGGCGTGGACTTCGACGCTCCGGCCGCGTACGAGGCGGCGCTGAAGAACGCGTCGGTGGTGCCGCCGAGTTCGGGTGTCGGGCGCAAGGGCATGGAGACCTCGCCGTTCCTCGGCTATGCCTCGACCGAGACCCACGAGGGCCTTTCCTGGTCCTTGGAGGGATATCTCAACGACTACGGCATCGCGAAGATGGGGCAGGCGCTCTACAAGAAGACGGGCAAGGAGCGGTACAAGGAGGAGTCGGAGTACTTCCTCAACCGAGCCCGCAATTACGTGACCTTGTTCGACGCTAAAGCCGGGGCCGGGCAGGGCAGTTCGGGCTTCTTCCAAGGCCGTGACCTGAAGGGCGACTGGCGGGTTCCGAGCGACAAGTACGACGCTCGGATCTGGGGCTACGACTACACCGAGACGAACGGCTGGGGATACGCCTTCACCGCGCCCCAGGATTCGCGCGGCCTGGCCAATCTGTACGGCGGCCGCAGCGGTCTCGGCAAGAAGCTCGACGCCTACTTCTCCACACCGGAGACCGCGGAGCCCGAATTCGCGGGGTCGTACGGCGGCGTCATCCACGAGATGACCGAGGCACGCGACGTCCGCATGGGCATGTACGGGCACTCCAACCAGGTGGCCCACCACGCCACTTACATGTACAACGCGGCATCACAGCCGTGGAAGACGCAGGAGAAGGTGCGCGAGGTCCTCTCAAGGCTGTACGTCGGCAGCGAGATCGGGCAGGGCTATCACGGGGACGAGGACAACGGCGAGCAGAGCGCCTGGT
Proteins encoded in this window:
- a CDS encoding substrate-binding domain-containing protein, producing the protein MNAMTRRVVIGTAAVSMALSLAACGKAGDDNGDEGGKDGGNKTIGLLLPESKTTRYESFDKPLIEAKVKELCSECKIDYKNAGEDVSRQKQQFDQLMAAGVKVIILDTVNSSAAKSWVEAADKKGVKVVAYDRLSEGPVSAYVSFDNEKIGQLQGQGIVDALGDKAKDSNVVMINGKESDPNAALFKKGAHSVLDKQVKKVVYEQTGEWDPSIAGKKMGTAITQLGKDGFDAVYSANDGMAGGIIAALESAGIKDVPVGGQDAELAGVQRILKGTQAFSIYKPYKPEADLTAEVAVKLLNGESIDSLITKKLDSPSNKGIPSALIQAQVITKKDIAGTVIKDGLFKASDICTADFAKACSAAGIK
- a CDS encoding carbohydrate ABC transporter permease encodes the protein MIVIVPMLWVLMSSFKSTGEILSSPFSLPDHWRVENYANAWTDANIGKYFLNSVIVVVSALVLVMLLGAMCAYILARFQFPGRRLIYYTMLAGLTFPVFLAIVPLFFQLQNLGLLNTRLGLILTYVAFALPFTVFFLYSFFRSLPHDVYEAALIDGAGDWRAFFQVMLPMASPGMAAVAIFNFLGLWNQFLLPVALNTDQDKWVLTQGMAAYASSQVYDVDYGALFAAIVVTVVPVLVVYVIFQRRIAGSVSQGTFR
- a CDS encoding GH92 family glycosyl hydrolase gives rise to the protein MQRRALHRHRHRPARSSFAALLGTSAAFLLVLTSQGAALAQPAPQAPRAHGDFSSSFEANEAQPDWRSTPETAPGGGKKASGVDGGFSSGIPGNVTDRVLELRASGENSGSGEVKENLVDLEQTTKWLTFSPTGWVEFDLDEPVKVVTYALTSANDHAERDPKDWTLQGSADGKDWKTLDTRSGESFAKRFETKKYDFASSAAYKHYRLEITANNGAGDATQLSDVQFSNGDTSQPTPEDMISAVDRGPSGSPTAKAAAGFTGKRSLRYAGTHKAEGRAYSYNKVFDVDVAISRDTELSYRVFPQMSETDLNYPATHVAVDLAFTDGTYLSDLGAVDLHGGTLTPQGQAAAKRLYVNQWNQVASRIGRVAAGKTVDRVLVAYDSPKGPAKFRGWIDDITLKAAPPEKPRKHLSDYASTTRGTLSSGGFSRGNNFPATAVPHGFNFWTPVTNAGSTSWLYDYARGNNADNLPTVQAFSASHEPSPWMGDRQTFQLLPSAVAGTPDLDREKRELPFKHENETARPHYYGVTFENGIKAEITPTDHAAMMRFRYPGDDASVLFDNVSDKAGLTLDKDKGTVTGYSDVKSGGSTGATRLFVYGVFDSPVTGGSSEGVKGHFRFDAGKDRTVSVRLATSLLSVDQAKANLEREIPAGTTFERVRDRAQAQWDALLGKVEVEGATTDQLTTLYSSLYRLYLYPNSGFEQVGSEGGKAKYQYASPFSPQTGPDTPTHTGAKIVDGKVYVNNGFWDTYRTTWPAYSFLTPKKAGELVDGFVQQYKDGGWISRWSSPGYADLMTGTSSDVAFADAYVKGVDFDAPAAYEAALKNASVVPPSSGVGRKGMETSPFLGYASTETHEGLSWSLEGYLNDYGIAKMGQALYKKTGKERYKEESEYFLNRARNYVTLFDAKAGAGQGSSGFFQGRDLKGDWRVPSDKYDARIWGYDYTETNGWGYAFTAPQDSRGLANLYGGRSGLGKKLDAYFSTPETAEPEFAGSYGGVIHEMTEARDVRMGMYGHSNQVAHHATYMYNAASQPWKTQEKVREVLSRLYVGSEIGQGYHGDEDNGEQSAWYLFSSMGFYPLVMGSGEYAIGSPLFTKMTVHLEGGKDLIIKAPKNSAKNVYVQGLRVNGKKWTSTALPHKVIAKGGVLEFDMGAKPSKWGTGADAAPVSITKDDKVPSPRADVLAGDGALFDNSSKTSAELASALNLPVPDSTRAVQYTLTSADRAKAPTGWVLEASKDGQEWKAVDRRDGESFAWDQQTRVFSVADPGTYRQYRLVPEGGAGTLAEVELIG
- a CDS encoding carbohydrate ABC transporter permease, with product MSDKITKLEPASGRLKSAARGGRPGRRKLTFDRVTFFLAFLGIPLAVFVVFVLMPFVQAIYWAMTDWRGFSPDYNFIGLDNFTKMFEDDIFLKALRNVALLAAVVPLVTLTLALGVAVAITLGGPSKGPVRGIRGASFYRIISFFPYVVPAIIVGLIWAQMFDPNAGLVNGFLTKTGLDGFEAFAWLGEKATAMPSLMFVIIWGLVGFYAVLFIAAIKGVPAELYEAARIDGAGRFRTTISITLPAIRDSVQTAYIYLGIAALDAFVYVQAMLPNGGPANTTLTISQRLYNVAFAKQQFGYATAMGVVLAVVTLVFAALVFTVFRLTGGGEDKENARGFKARRAGAKGGAQ
- the ngcE gene encoding N-acetylglucosamine/diacetylchitobiose ABC transporter substrate-binding protein, encoding MTTRMGSLDRRMFLRGAIAAAATASMATACSSPSSENNKGGPKGKTSAKNPFGVAKNSKVEAAIFDGGYGTDYVEFANTVIAKQIAGVKVDVKPVVDIGPQLQPRFVGGNPPDLIDNSGEDQIGFLGILDQLEELDDVFEANTYEGKKIADIVYPGVKAPGTFKGKFVGLNYVMTVYGVWYSKTLFEANGWTPPKTWDEALDLGQKAKKKGKYLFVHGKEAATYYRTLLIDSAIKEGGDEVRIALGNLEKDCWSHEAVQGVIKIMETMVKEKMFVPGGSGTQFQKAQAIWSNDQKALLYPSGGWIENEMKDATKKDFQMTGVPAMTLTDKPKIPYEALRAAAGEPFIVPKQGKNPAGGKEVLRAMLSEKAAANFSKTKLAPTIVKGTVPADGYGSTALVSQTKMLEAAGENIFNYTFVEAYGMNTDQLVPWNSFLAGDIDGKGLTSALQKISDKIREDDSIEKEKVS
- a CDS encoding ROK family transcriptional regulator, which produces METPGSQSSLHRANLERVVRAVRMAGSLTQAEIARTTGLSAATVSNIVRELKDGGTVEVTPTSAGGRRARSVSLSGDAGLVVGVDFGHTHLRVAIGNLAHQVLAEEAEPLDVDASAAQGFDRAEELVGRLIEGAGVDRSKVVGVGLGVPGPIDVESGTLGSTAILPGWSGTNPGEELSGRLGVPVYVDNDANLGALGELVWGSGRGVKDLAYIKVASGVGAGLVINGQIYRGPGGTAGEIGHITLDESGPVCRCGNRGCLETFTAARYVLPLLESSHGTGLTMEKVVKLARDGDPGCRRVISDVGRHIGSGVANLCNLLNPSRVVLGGDLAESGELVLAPIRESVGRYAIPSAARQLSVLPGALGGRAEVLGALALALSEMGDSTLLDGAVPSPAPAFT